TTCTTCGTGAAAACCGCAGCATTCATCACGAACACTAACCCATTCATCACGAACACTAACCCATTCATCACGAACACTAACCCATTCATCACGAACACTAACCCATTCGTCACGAACACTAACCCATTCGTCACGAACGTCGCGATTTTCTCAGTAAAACTACTCGCTGTCGCCACATCACTGTGGAAAATCCTGAGATGCGGTCGAGCTTTCTGCCCGAATGCCTGAGTTGCTGTGATCAAAAGGCAGCCATGCAGAAAGTCGATTCAGTCTAATGGTGTGAGGCGAGTACAACCCTCGTTTTACAATGAGGCAGACCGCACCTCTTGTATGGATCAATGTTTGAAAGCTTTCTACCGTCCGAAGTCGCTCAACTGACCGAAGAAACGTCGATCACGCTCGCTCGTCAAATTCGTCGATCGCCTATTTCCACATCAATCAGCTTAGAACCGATTGAAACTGCATACGTACATCAAGGCGAAGGCGGTATTCCGATTCTCTTGCTGCATGGCTTTGATAGCTCTGTCTTTGAATACCGCCGATTGTTACCCAGACTGACTGCACATCATGACACTTGGATGGTCGATTTGCTCGGATTCGGATTCACCGATCGCCCTGCCAATACGCCCTTCAGCCCAGAAGCCATCAAAACGCATCTTTATGACTTCTGGAAAGCGAAGATCGATCAGCCTGTGATTTTAGTGGGCGCATCAATGGGAGGAGCGGCAGCGATCGATTTTGCTCTGACTTATCCGGATGCGGTTGCGAAATTAGTTCTACTGGACAGTGCAGGATTTGCGGCGGGGCCTGCGATCGGTAAATTCCTCATTCCTCCGCTCGGCTATCTTGCCACCGAATTTCTCAGACGACCGAATGTGCGGCGCAGCGTCAGTCTGAAAGCTTATTACGATCCAGCCTTTGTCACCGCAGATGCCGAACTTTGTGCTGCTCTGCACTTGAAGCTTTCTCGTTGGAATGAAGCCTTAATTGCCTTTACAAAAAGCGGCGGCTATAACTTCTTGAGCAATAAAATCTCTCAAATTACTTGTCCAACCTTGATTCTTTGGGGCAACTCAGATCAAATTTTAGGCACGAAAGACGCAACTCGGTTTGAAAGCGCGATCGTCAACAGCAAACTCATCTGGATCGAGCAGTGCGGTCACGTTCCCCACCTGGAAAAACCCGAACTCACAGCAAAATATATTCTTGAGTTTTCAACAATTTCATAAAACTTTCAAGCACTGTAGAATTTGCAACACATTGCATCAGCCACTCTAATCTGGAATTGCTAGAGTTTGAGCCATCACCTGAACAATCTAGTTTTTGCCTCAGTTTAGCGGGTCAAAAATTGCGACGCGATCGCCAAATAGGGTCACAAAATTCCGATCAACTGCTATCTTTAGTTGGAACAACTATCGACAAAAAAATACATGGGAGTCACGTATCGGCGGATTTTGCTGAAACTTAGCGGTGAAGCTCTAATGGGAGAGCTTTCCTACGGGATTGATCCTGCCGTCGTTCATGGCATTGCCGAAGAAGTGGCAGAATTGGTGCAGGAAGGAATTCAAGTCGCGATCGTCGTCGGCGGCGGAAATATTTTTCGAGGAATGAAGGGTGCAGCCGCAGGCATGGAACGCGCCACCGCTGACTATATCGGCATGATCGCCACGGTCATGAACGCCATGACGCTGCAAGATGCGCTAGAGCAGATCGGCATTCAAACACGAGTCCAAACCGCGATCGCAATGCAAGAAGTGGCGGAACCGTATATCCGTCGCCGCGCCATCCGGCATTTGGAAAAAGGAAGAGTCGTCGTCTTTGGGGCGGGTTCCGGCAATCCGTTCTTCACAACAGACACCACCGCCGCCCTGAGAGCCGCCGAAATCAATGCAGAAGTGCTGTTTAAAGCGACAAAAGTAGATGGAGTCTACGACTCTGATCCGGTTAAAAATCCCGCTGCCAAACGATACCAGAGTTTAACCTACTCGCACGTTTTAACGCAGGATTTGCAGGTCATGGACAGCACCGCGATCGCATTGTGTAAAGATAACGATATCCCCATTATCGTATTTGACTTGTCTGTGCGCGGAAATATTAAGCGGGCAGTCACAGGAGAATCTATCGGAACCATTGTCGGAGGTTTTTGTGAAGTTTGCTGACGTTGAAGACCACATGAAAAAGGCGATCGAGGCTGTTCGCCGCGATTTCAATACGATCCGGACAGGTCGCGCCAATGCGAGTCTGCTCGACAAAATTACCGTCGAGTATTACGGTGCAGAAACACCGCTCAGACAGTTGGCAAATATCTCCACCCCGGATTCAACCACGATTCAAATTCAGCCCTACGATCGCAGCAGCATGAGCGCGATCGAGAAAGCGATTTCGCTTTCAGACATCGGTTTAACGCCGAATAATGATGGCTCATCGATTCGGTTGAATATTCCACCGCTGACCAGCGATCGACGCAAAGAACTGGTCAAACTGGCAGCGAAGTATGCAGAAGCCGGAAAAGTTTCGATCCGTAACATCCGGCGGGATGGCGTGGATACGGTGAAGAAACAGGAAAAAGACAAGGAAGTTTCTGAAGACCAGGCTCGCGACACGCAGGAGAAGATTCAGAAGCTGAC
This Cyanobacteria bacterium FACHB-DQ100 DNA region includes the following protein-coding sequences:
- a CDS encoding alpha/beta fold hydrolase is translated as MFESFLPSEVAQLTEETSITLARQIRRSPISTSISLEPIETAYVHQGEGGIPILLLHGFDSSVFEYRRLLPRLTAHHDTWMVDLLGFGFTDRPANTPFSPEAIKTHLYDFWKAKIDQPVILVGASMGGAAAIDFALTYPDAVAKLVLLDSAGFAAGPAIGKFLIPPLGYLATEFLRRPNVRRSVSLKAYYDPAFVTADAELCAALHLKLSRWNEALIAFTKSGGYNFLSNKISQITCPTLILWGNSDQILGTKDATRFESAIVNSKLIWIEQCGHVPHLEKPELTAKYILEFSTIS
- a CDS encoding UMP kinase; translated protein: MGVTYRRILLKLSGEALMGELSYGIDPAVVHGIAEEVAELVQEGIQVAIVVGGGNIFRGMKGAAAGMERATADYIGMIATVMNAMTLQDALEQIGIQTRVQTAIAMQEVAEPYIRRRAIRHLEKGRVVVFGAGSGNPFFTTDTTAALRAAEINAEVLFKATKVDGVYDSDPVKNPAAKRYQSLTYSHVLTQDLQVMDSTAIALCKDNDIPIIVFDLSVRGNIKRAVTGESIGTIVGGFCEVC
- the frr gene encoding ribosome recycling factor, whose translation is MKFADVEDHMKKAIEAVRRDFNTIRTGRANASLLDKITVEYYGAETPLRQLANISTPDSTTIQIQPYDRSSMSAIEKAISLSDIGLTPNNDGSSIRLNIPPLTSDRRKELVKLAAKYAEAGKVSIRNIRRDGVDTVKKQEKDKEVSEDQARDTQEKIQKLTDKYIAEVEKVLAEKEKDIMTV